In the genome of Candidatus Binatia bacterium, one region contains:
- a CDS encoding NAD(P)/FAD-dependent oxidoreductase has protein sequence MQRRPVVIVGSGPAGSATALHLHAIAPELARDALILEKAHHPRPKVCAGGLVPHTLACLDELGVTLDVAPVAVHRSRVAVPGRVVHYEGRDICHVVRRDEFDAVLMAACRARGVNVHEGAKVTGVRREGDLVRVETESESYLTPVVVGADGSGSVVRRDLLPNAPDRLGRAVMCDVPATQASWDGFATDRYDFSFTAVPDGLRGYAWAFPCRIRGAPHVNIGVYSVDASGSHRQVERALAAELQRCGATPAPVKAFPIRWYAPGMPLAAPNLLLVGDAAGVDPLMGEGISFAFEYARRAAAAIVTGLAAGDLSFTSYVRDVESSWFGKKLRRLEQVTRLFYGPTWRFWFALAASSRRAQEVGIRWYNGVDGWDRRSGWTALWTILSGRGAPVPAVPQIAGPHA, from the coding sequence ATGCAACGTCGCCCCGTGGTCATTGTCGGATCGGGTCCCGCCGGCAGCGCTACGGCGCTGCACCTGCACGCGATCGCTCCGGAGCTGGCCCGCGATGCGCTGATTCTGGAAAAGGCACATCATCCCCGACCGAAAGTGTGTGCGGGCGGACTGGTGCCGCATACGCTGGCATGTCTCGACGAACTTGGCGTCACGCTCGATGTCGCCCCCGTGGCCGTCCACCGCAGCCGCGTCGCGGTCCCGGGACGAGTCGTGCACTACGAGGGACGCGATATCTGTCACGTGGTGCGGCGGGACGAGTTCGACGCGGTGCTGATGGCAGCGTGTCGCGCCCGGGGGGTGAATGTGCACGAGGGCGCCAAAGTGACCGGCGTGCGCCGAGAGGGCGACCTGGTGCGGGTAGAGACTGAGTCCGAAAGCTACCTGACACCGGTGGTGGTGGGGGCCGACGGGTCGGGCAGTGTAGTGCGGCGCGATCTGCTGCCGAATGCGCCCGACCGTCTGGGACGCGCGGTCATGTGTGACGTTCCGGCGACACAGGCCAGTTGGGACGGGTTCGCGACGGATCGCTACGATTTCAGTTTTACCGCGGTGCCCGATGGTTTGCGGGGGTATGCCTGGGCGTTCCCGTGTCGGATTCGGGGCGCCCCGCACGTCAACATCGGTGTCTACAGCGTCGATGCGTCGGGCAGCCACCGGCAAGTGGAGCGCGCCCTTGCCGCGGAGCTGCAACGTTGCGGGGCAACCCCGGCGCCGGTGAAGGCGTTTCCGATCCGATGGTATGCCCCGGGAATGCCGCTGGCCGCTCCCAATCTGTTGCTGGTCGGGGATGCGGCCGGGGTCGATCCGCTTATGGGAGAGGGCATCTCCTTCGCCTTCGAGTACGCGCGGCGCGCGGCTGCGGCGATCGTCACCGGGCTTGCCGCCGGGGATCTCAGCTTTACGAGCTACGTTCGGGACGTGGAATCCTCCTGGTTCGGGAAGAAATTAAGGCGTCTCGAGCAGGTGACGCGGCTCTTCTACGGGCCGACGTGGCGCTTCTGGTTCGCGCTCGCGGCGTCGAGCCGGCGAGCCCAGGAGGTCGGCATCCGGTGGTACAACGGCGTCGACGGGTGGGACCGGCGCAGTGGTTGGACGGCGTTGTGGACGATCCTCAGCGGCCGCGGCGCGCCAGTCCCGGCGGTGCCGCAGATCGCCGGCCCGCACGCTTGA
- a CDS encoding cobalamin B12-binding domain-containing protein codes for MSPRRRILIAKPGLDGHDRGAKVIARALRDAGFEVIYTGLHQTPEMIAEAAAQEDVDGIGLSILSGAHMTLFPAVLDMLRQKGIDDVVVFGGGIFPPEDIAALKRLGVAELFTPGTTIPDIVDWVRANVPSRQGIV; via the coding sequence ATGTCTCCGCGTCGCCGCATTCTGATTGCCAAGCCCGGTCTCGACGGCCATGACCGGGGCGCCAAAGTGATCGCCCGAGCCCTGCGCGATGCCGGTTTCGAAGTGATCTATACCGGCTTACACCAGACCCCGGAAATGATTGCGGAGGCGGCAGCGCAGGAGGACGTTGACGGAATCGGACTAAGTATTCTCTCCGGGGCCCACATGACTTTGTTTCCGGCCGTGCTCGATATGCTGCGCCAAAAGGGTATCGACGACGTCGTCGTGTTCGGTGGTGGCATCTTCCCTCCGGAGGATATCGCCGCCCTCAAGCGGCTCGGTGTGGCGGAGCTGTTCACGCCGGGCACGACGATTCCTGACATCGTCGACTGGGTGCGAGCCAACGTGCCGTCCCGGCAGGGTATCGTTTGA
- a CDS encoding methylmalonyl-CoA mutase family protein, with protein MQSKTEWLRTQYPKDGDRLPAYTTVSDLEVEPTYTPDDLNGWAYETALGHPGTYPFTRGAYPSMYRGKLWTMRQFAGFGTAEDTNERFRFLLAQGQTGLSTAFDMPALMGYDADHPRALGEVGREGVAVSSLADMEALFHDIPLDRVTTSMTVNCTASILLAMYFALAARRGTPLTALGGTIQNDMLKEFIAQKEWICPPEPSVRIVTDMIEFCSREAPRWHPVSISGYHIREAGSTAAQELAFTLADGIGYVQAAIERGLEVDNFAARLSFFFNVHNDFFEEIAKFRAARRLWAAIMRERFGAKSPKSWLLRTHAQTAGCTLTAQQPLNNIVRVAIQALAGVLGGTQSLHTNSMDETLALPSEQAVLVALRTQQIVAEETGVANIVDPLGGSYAVEALTDRLAAEAAAYIKRIDELGGIVRAIELGFPQKEIGEASYRYQQQLDAGVRVMVGVNRYQLEAEPPMEILRIGPDVERKQVERVRDRKRARNAGSVRDAIAQVREAAAGGRNLMPPIIEAVHHEVTVGEISDVFREVFGVYRDPAWV; from the coding sequence GTGCAGTCCAAGACTGAGTGGCTCCGGACCCAGTACCCGAAGGACGGCGATCGCCTGCCCGCCTACACCACCGTGTCCGACCTGGAGGTGGAGCCCACCTATACGCCCGACGACCTTAACGGATGGGCCTACGAGACGGCCCTCGGACACCCCGGTACTTACCCGTTCACCCGCGGCGCGTACCCCAGCATGTACCGCGGGAAGCTGTGGACGATGCGCCAGTTCGCCGGCTTCGGCACCGCCGAGGACACCAACGAGCGCTTTCGATTCCTGCTTGCACAGGGCCAGACGGGACTGTCGACTGCCTTCGACATGCCGGCGTTGATGGGCTACGACGCGGATCATCCCCGCGCCCTGGGCGAGGTCGGCCGCGAGGGAGTCGCCGTCTCGAGCCTGGCCGACATGGAGGCGCTCTTCCACGACATTCCCCTCGATCGCGTGACGACCTCGATGACCGTGAACTGCACCGCCAGCATCCTGCTGGCGATGTACTTCGCGCTGGCCGCGCGACGCGGCACGCCGCTGACCGCGCTCGGTGGGACGATTCAGAACGACATGCTCAAGGAGTTCATCGCTCAGAAGGAATGGATCTGTCCGCCGGAACCCTCCGTGCGCATCGTCACCGACATGATCGAGTTCTGTTCCCGCGAGGCGCCGCGCTGGCACCCGGTATCGATCTCGGGGTATCACATTCGCGAGGCCGGCTCGACCGCGGCGCAGGAACTTGCCTTTACGTTGGCCGACGGCATCGGCTACGTGCAGGCCGCCATCGAGCGCGGCCTCGAGGTCGACAACTTCGCTGCGCGCCTGTCCTTCTTCTTCAACGTTCACAACGATTTCTTCGAGGAGATCGCCAAGTTCCGCGCCGCCCGGCGGTTGTGGGCGGCCATAATGCGCGAACGCTTCGGGGCGAAGAGCCCGAAGTCGTGGCTGCTGCGCACACACGCTCAAACGGCGGGGTGTACCCTTACCGCGCAGCAGCCGCTCAACAACATCGTGCGCGTGGCGATACAGGCGCTCGCCGGCGTGCTCGGCGGTACGCAGTCGCTGCACACGAACTCGATGGACGAGACCCTCGCTCTGCCGAGCGAGCAGGCGGTGCTGGTCGCCTTGCGCACCCAGCAGATCGTCGCCGAGGAGACCGGGGTGGCTAACATCGTCGATCCGCTCGGCGGCAGCTACGCCGTGGAGGCGCTGACCGATCGGCTCGCGGCCGAAGCCGCTGCCTACATCAAGCGCATCGACGAGCTGGGGGGTATCGTTCGCGCCATCGAACTCGGCTTCCCGCAAAAGGAGATCGGCGAGGCCTCCTATCGCTATCAGCAGCAACTCGACGCCGGCGTCAGGGTCATGGTCGGCGTCAACCGATACCAGCTCGAGGCCGAACCGCCGATGGAGATCCTGCGTATCGGCCCCGACGTCGAGCGCAAGCAGGTGGAGCGGGTACGCGACCGTAAGCGGGCGCGTAACGCCGGGTCGGTGCGCGACGCCATCGCTCAGGTGCGCGAGGCTGCCGCCGGCGGCCGCAATCTCATGCCGCCTATCATCGAGGCGGTGCACCACGAGGTTACCGTCGGCGAGATCTCCGACGTCTTCCGCGAGGTGTTCGGCGTATACCGGGACCCGGCGTGGGTGTGA
- a CDS encoding DUF2007 domain-containing protein, whose product MSWEVCYVTPVPTEAHLVKGFLEHYGVPCMLDDRRFAAQPLTFCALGELALLVPTDWARVARGLIKGRQTRTRRAVRRGIRAVQD is encoded by the coding sequence ATGTCTTGGGAGGTCTGCTACGTGACGCCGGTCCCGACCGAAGCTCACCTGGTCAAGGGCTTCCTCGAACACTACGGCGTGCCGTGCATGCTCGACGACCGCCGTTTTGCAGCCCAGCCCCTGACCTTCTGCGCTCTCGGCGAGCTGGCGTTGCTGGTGCCGACCGATTGGGCGCGCGTCGCCCGCGGCCTGATCAAGGGACGGCAAACCCGGACGCGGCGCGCCGTGAGGAGGGGAATTCGTGCAGTCCAAGACTGA